A DNA window from Desulfofalx alkaliphila DSM 12257 contains the following coding sequences:
- a CDS encoding ABC transporter substrate-binding protein — protein sequence MKKKLILLAAILVIATGLVYTRYILTKDTEPPVIPVVQVVEERHGILFLPHYLAANLGFFAEQGIDVKFNTVQAGEQSWQLLEEGKAHVIIAGPGQALLTRLHRQGQHPIIFAEITQKDGAFFLARKVEHQFQWQDVKQRTIISGPATEDTSLVLESILRQHEIAPNWHCNVIENLPPFLRPGVFKSGTGSFLVAEEPEASQLVDEQMGTVVASLGKTAGKMPAITYLAYPGYLDAHPQVAQGLVNGLYKAQQWMTYHTSEEIAAVIEKDFPDLPREMLINVIDKYRDLGVWSTDPVVDKDSYQNLYNIVDSAGELISKVPYNKAVTNRFANQALKEVHYVPEDKEKPKPGLNWEYIKSLFQAKGK from the coding sequence TTGAAGAAAAAGTTAATATTGCTGGCAGCCATATTAGTGATTGCCACCGGTTTGGTATACACCAGATATATTTTAACCAAGGACACCGAACCGCCGGTAATTCCGGTGGTACAAGTGGTTGAAGAACGGCATGGCATATTGTTTTTGCCCCATTACCTGGCAGCAAATCTGGGTTTTTTTGCTGAGCAGGGCATTGACGTTAAGTTTAATACGGTACAAGCCGGTGAACAGTCGTGGCAGCTGTTGGAAGAAGGCAAGGCCCATGTAATTATTGCCGGGCCGGGGCAAGCGCTATTAACACGTTTGCACCGGCAAGGACAGCACCCCATAATCTTTGCGGAAATAACCCAAAAGGACGGGGCTTTTTTTCTGGCCCGCAAGGTTGAGCATCAATTCCAATGGCAGGACGTAAAACAGCGCACCATCATTTCCGGCCCGGCCACCGAAGATACCAGCCTGGTATTAGAAAGCATTTTGCGCCAACATGAAATTGCCCCCAACTGGCACTGCAACGTAATTGAAAACCTGCCGCCTTTTTTGCGGCCGGGTGTTTTTAAATCCGGCACCGGCAGTTTTTTGGTAGCCGAAGAACCGGAGGCATCCCAACTGGTAGATGAGCAAATGGGCACAGTGGTGGCCTCGCTGGGTAAAACAGCCGGTAAGATGCCCGCCATAACTTACCTGGCCTACCCCGGTTATTTAGATGCCCACCCCCAGGTGGCCCAAGGCTTGGTGAACGGCTTATACAAAGCCCAACAGTGGATGACCTATCACACCTCCGAAGAAATTGCCGCTGTAATAGAAAAGGATTTTCCTGACTTGCCACGGGAGATGTTAATAAATGTAATAGATAAGTATAGGGACCTAGGGGTTTGGAGTACAGATCCGGTGGTTGACAAGGATAGCTACCAGAACCTGTACAACATTGTGGACAGCGCCGGTGAGCTAATCAGCAAAGTTCCATATAACAAGGCGGTAACCAACCGTTTTGCTAACCAGGCATTAAAAGAAGTGCATTACGTACCCGAGGATAAGGAAAAACCCAAACCCGGTTTAAATTGGGAATATATAAAGAGTTTATTTCAAGCCAAGGGCAAATAA
- a CDS encoding TIGR04086 family membrane protein has protein sequence MFKGLTLLTWSTPTAKNNKNFFPGAVLTGLATAVGTGVAAVIALSVYVLLSTAPGHHLSLVITLITFGSALLGGIVCGMLANKHGLVHGGVVGGVYGFLYVAMNVYWGVFAVEAALLQKILPLLALGSLGGVVGVNLPGKKKPRRTIKIRLGEPS, from the coding sequence TTGTTTAAGGGTTTAACACTATTAACCTGGTCTACACCCACCGCAAAGAATAACAAAAACTTTTTTCCCGGGGCTGTGCTCACCGGCTTGGCAACTGCGGTGGGCACCGGTGTGGCAGCGGTAATTGCCTTAAGTGTCTATGTACTGCTTAGCACGGCACCGGGACACCACCTGTCATTGGTGATTACACTTATTACCTTTGGCTCGGCTCTGTTAGGCGGCATAGTTTGTGGTATGCTGGCAAATAAGCACGGACTGGTGCATGGTGGGGTTGTGGGTGGAGTATATGGATTCTTGTATGTGGCTATGAATGTGTACTGGGGTGTTTTTGCTGTGGAAGCGGCACTGCTGCAAAAAATACTGCCCCTGTTAGCCCTTGGCTCCCTGGGCGGTGTAGTGGGGGTAAACCTGCCCGGCAAAAAGAAACCGCGCAGAACTATAAAGATAAGATTGGGTGAGCCCAGCTAG
- a CDS encoding valine--tRNA ligase: MTKTELPKVYNPAEVEEKWYQHWEDNKYFKAEVDKTRRPFCIVMPPPNVTGQLHMGHALDNTLQDILTRWRRMQGYNALWLPGTDHAGIATQAKVEEQLANEGTNKYQLGREAFLDRVWQWKEKYGNRITTQLRKLGASCDWDRERFTMDEGCSKAVQEVFIRLYNEGLIYRDNYITNWCPHCKTTISDIEVEHKDSPGNLYHIKYPFKDNADQYMVVATTRPETMLGDVAVAVNPEDDRYSHMVGRTLVLPLVGREMPVIADAYVDPSFGTGCVKITPAHDPNDFEIGRRHGLPEVQVIDKDGKMNAQAGERYRGMDRYECRKQIIKDLEECGALLKIDEHSHAVGRCYRCDTVIEPMLSLQWFVKMKPLAEGAIEAAKKGDVRFIPERFTKIYLNWMENIRDWCISRQLWWGHRIPVYYCSDCDEMVVSAEPLTQCACGGKMEQDPDVLDTWFSSALWPFSTLGWPEKTEDLEHFYPTTVLVTGRDIIFFWVARMIFSGLHNMKEVPFKEVFIHGLVLDSQGRKMSKSLGNGVDPLEVIETHGADSLRFMLVTGNTPGNDLRFHFERLEGARNFANKLWNASRFALMNLDDYDERAPRGELTLADRWILSRYHRAVNEVTAYLERYELGEAARVIYEFSWSELCDWYIELVKPRLFGKTTPEDRATAQHTLVTVMQGMMELLHPFMPFITEEIWQRLPHKGQTIMLQPWPEYNPELRDLDAEAAMALLMDSITEIRRIRAEMNVSPGKVAEVILVVPAENNRRVLEENIGYLERLAHAQASITAQMAEKPGQSAVGVAKGVEVVVPLKGLIDLDKEVARLKKELGNIEKELQRVQGKLNNEKFLVKAPAAVIEKEKAKEAEFLEKKSALSAQLEMLS, translated from the coding sequence ATGACCAAAACTGAACTGCCAAAGGTATATAACCCCGCAGAGGTTGAAGAAAAATGGTATCAACACTGGGAGGATAATAAGTATTTTAAAGCCGAGGTAGACAAAACCCGCCGGCCCTTTTGTATTGTGATGCCGCCGCCCAATGTCACCGGGCAGCTGCACATGGGACATGCCCTGGATAACACCCTGCAGGATATTTTAACCCGTTGGCGCCGTATGCAGGGTTACAATGCCCTGTGGCTGCCGGGCACCGACCATGCCGGTATTGCTACCCAGGCCAAGGTGGAAGAACAGTTGGCCAACGAGGGTACCAACAAATATCAACTGGGTCGGGAAGCCTTTTTAGACCGGGTGTGGCAGTGGAAGGAAAAGTACGGCAACCGTATCACCACCCAACTGCGCAAATTAGGTGCATCCTGCGATTGGGACAGAGAGCGGTTTACCATGGACGAGGGCTGTTCTAAGGCAGTGCAGGAGGTGTTTATTCGCCTCTATAATGAGGGGCTGATTTACCGGGATAACTACATCACTAACTGGTGCCCCCACTGCAAAACCACCATTTCAGATATTGAAGTGGAGCATAAAGACAGTCCCGGAAATTTATATCATATAAAATACCCCTTTAAGGACAATGCCGACCAGTATATGGTGGTGGCCACCACTCGCCCCGAAACAATGCTGGGTGACGTGGCAGTGGCTGTTAATCCTGAGGACGATCGCTATTCCCATATGGTGGGACGTACTCTGGTGCTGCCGCTGGTGGGGCGGGAAATGCCGGTTATTGCCGATGCCTATGTTGATCCTAGCTTCGGCACCGGTTGTGTAAAGATAACTCCGGCCCACGACCCCAATGACTTTGAAATTGGCCGCCGCCACGGGCTGCCCGAGGTGCAGGTAATTGACAAAGACGGCAAAATGAATGCCCAGGCCGGCGAAAGGTACCGGGGCATGGATCGGTATGAATGCCGCAAACAAATTATAAAGGATTTAGAAGAATGCGGCGCCCTGCTAAAAATAGACGAACACAGTCACGCGGTGGGTCGGTGCTACCGGTGTGATACCGTTATTGAACCAATGCTGTCCCTACAGTGGTTTGTAAAGATGAAACCCCTGGCCGAAGGTGCCATTGAAGCGGCTAAAAAGGGTGATGTGCGTTTTATACCGGAAAGGTTTACAAAAATATACCTAAACTGGATGGAAAACATCCGCGACTGGTGCATTTCCCGCCAACTGTGGTGGGGCCACCGTATACCGGTTTACTACTGCAGTGATTGTGATGAAATGGTTGTTTCGGCGGAACCCCTTACCCAATGTGCCTGCGGCGGTAAAATGGAGCAAGACCCCGATGTGTTAGACACTTGGTTTTCATCGGCACTGTGGCCCTTTTCCACACTGGGTTGGCCGGAAAAAACCGAAGACCTGGAGCATTTCTATCCCACCACCGTACTGGTCACCGGCCGTGACATTATCTTTTTTTGGGTGGCCCGAATGATTTTCTCCGGTCTGCACAACATGAAAGAGGTACCGTTTAAAGAAGTGTTTATTCACGGCTTAGTGCTGGACAGCCAAGGGCGTAAAATGAGCAAGTCCTTGGGTAACGGGGTAGACCCCCTGGAAGTAATTGAAACCCACGGGGCAGACAGCCTGCGTTTCATGCTGGTCACCGGAAACACCCCGGGCAACGATCTGCGCTTCCACTTCGAACGTCTGGAAGGTGCCAGGAACTTTGCCAACAAGCTGTGGAACGCATCCCGCTTTGCATTGATGAATTTAGATGACTACGACGAAAGGGCCCCCCGGGGAGAATTGACGCTGGCAGACCGCTGGATATTAAGCCGATACCACCGGGCCGTCAATGAAGTAACGGCATACTTAGAGCGCTATGAACTGGGTGAAGCGGCCCGGGTGATTTATGAATTTAGCTGGAGCGAACTGTGCGACTGGTACATTGAACTTGTGAAGCCGCGCTTGTTTGGCAAGACAACACCGGAAGACAGGGCCACTGCCCAGCATACGCTGGTGACAGTGATGCAGGGAATGATGGAACTGTTGCATCCCTTTATGCCCTTTATTACCGAAGAGATTTGGCAGCGTCTGCCCCATAAAGGGCAGACCATTATGCTGCAGCCTTGGCCGGAATACAACCCTGAGCTGCGGGATTTAGATGCGGAAGCTGCCATGGCACTTTTGATGGACAGCATCACTGAAATTCGCCGCATCCGAGCTGAAATGAACGTATCACCGGGCAAAGTGGCGGAAGTTATACTGGTGGTACCGGCAGAAAACAACCGCCGGGTGTTGGAGGAAAACATTGGCTATCTGGAAAGGCTGGCCCATGCCCAGGCAAGCATCACCGCCCAAATGGCAGAAAAGCCGGGGCAATCGGCAGTTGGTGTGGCCAAAGGGGTGGAAGTGGTGGTACCCCTAAAGGGTTTAATTGATTTGGACAAAGAAGTGGCCCGTTTAAAGAAAGAACTGGGGAACATTGAAAAGGAACTGCAGCGGGTGCAAGGCAAACTGAACAACGAAAAATTCCTCGTCAAAGCCCCGGCAGCGGTAATAGAAAAGGAAAAGGCCAAAGAAGCAGAGTTTTTAGAGAAAAAATCGGCTTTATCGGCCCAGCTAGAGATGCTGTCATAA
- a CDS encoding type II toxin-antitoxin system HicB family antitoxin has protein sequence MALKWDTVLKEEEGKHTGTITMTVHVTVEKAEEGDGYYALTPDLPGCATVGDTPEQAVENMRLTIKDWLIKDNCG, from the coding sequence ATGGCATTGAAGTGGGATACAGTGTTAAAAGAAGAAGAGGGCAAACATACCGGTACCATCACCATGACAGTACATGTTACGGTGGAAAAGGCAGAAGAAGGCGACGGTTACTATGCCTTAACTCCGGATTTGCCTGGCTGTGCCACCGTGGGAGACACCCCCGAGCAAGCGGTGGAAAACATGCGCCTTACTATTAAAGATTGGCTAATTAAGGATAACTGCGGTTAA
- a CDS encoding bifunctional folylpolyglutamate synthase/dihydrofolate synthase: MNYREAIHYLKNLTKFGINFGLGRIVELLRRLDNPHLKLKTIHVGGTNGKGSTTAMIAGILQAAGYTTGTFTSPHLHRYNERFRINGKDIADRQISRLINTLKPHLDAMVAQGYEHPTEFEVSTAMACLYFYRQGVDFAIFEVGLGGEIDSTNVIKPLVAVITNVSIDHRDYLGSTVGEIAKVKAGIIKGGAPVVTAATEPEALAVIKGACTAKEVPLIQVGRQVAWKDKSILGRHRTYRNIHLPLWGVHQQTNAATAVAAVEVLIDRGVAINPEAVRTGLSNVSWPGRFEIIAGSPDIVLDGAHNPAGARALAEALKSKFPHRPIIMVLGMLADKERQQIINILAPLAKGMVVTAPNNPRAGDWQQVAQWAREHLPDVRICPQIPEAIKTALAMASPQDLVCITGSLYMIAEAREAILINKNSYPYQ, encoded by the coding sequence ATGAACTACCGAGAGGCCATACACTATCTAAAAAATCTAACTAAATTTGGTATAAATTTTGGGCTGGGCCGCATCGTTGAACTGCTAAGGCGATTAGACAACCCCCACCTGAAGTTAAAAACCATTCATGTGGGGGGTACCAACGGTAAAGGTTCCACCACTGCCATGATTGCCGGCATACTGCAGGCGGCGGGCTATACCACCGGTACATTTACTTCGCCCCACCTGCACCGCTACAACGAGCGCTTCCGCATTAACGGTAAAGATATAGCAGACCGGCAGATAAGCCGGCTGATTAATACCCTAAAGCCCCACCTGGACGCCATGGTGGCCCAGGGCTATGAACACCCCACCGAATTTGAGGTGAGCACCGCCATGGCCTGCCTTTACTTTTACCGGCAAGGGGTGGATTTTGCCATATTTGAGGTGGGGCTGGGGGGCGAAATAGATTCTACAAACGTAATAAAACCGCTGGTGGCGGTAATTACTAACGTGAGCATCGATCACAGGGATTATCTGGGCAGCACCGTCGGAGAAATAGCCAAAGTTAAAGCGGGTATTATCAAGGGCGGGGCGCCGGTGGTTACGGCGGCCACTGAACCAGAGGCATTGGCAGTCATTAAAGGGGCTTGTACTGCAAAGGAAGTACCGCTGATTCAAGTGGGCCGCCAGGTTGCCTGGAAGGATAAATCTATCCTGGGCAGACACCGTACCTACCGGAATATTCACTTGCCCCTGTGGGGAGTACACCAGCAAACCAATGCAGCCACTGCGGTGGCTGCGGTGGAAGTGCTCATTGACAGGGGAGTGGCCATAAACCCTGAAGCAGTGCGAACCGGCCTGTCCAATGTAAGCTGGCCGGGACGTTTTGAAATAATAGCCGGCAGCCCTGACATAGTGCTGGACGGTGCCCACAACCCTGCCGGGGCCAGGGCGCTGGCCGAAGCCTTAAAGAGTAAATTCCCCCATAGACCAATAATAATGGTGTTGGGCATGCTGGCGGATAAGGAACGGCAGCAGATAATTAATATCTTGGCGCCACTGGCCAAGGGGATGGTGGTTACCGCCCCCAACAATCCCCGGGCAGGAGATTGGCAGCAGGTGGCCCAATGGGCCAGAGAACACCTGCCCGATGTACGCATCTGCCCACAGATACCGGAAGCGATAAAAACGGCCCTGGCCATGGCATCACCCCAGGACCTGGTTTGCATCACCGGCTCGCTGTACATGATTGCAGAGGCGAGAGAGGCAATTTTAATTAATAAAAACTCCTACCCCTACCAATAA
- a CDS encoding spore germination protein: protein MRNRHMLEKLLGFKTRLKTPLSTNKPSEVPADPIQHVFSARGLEEMKLSYRLDTNIDALRTIMAGNSDFVIRKFSIGPHGKTHAAVAYLDGMVNTEQLHDNIITPMMTNSETWGSGPDKGIPFVRIKNSLITVCDLREVQDFKLILSGILSGDVLIIVDGHKKGELASIKGFERRGISEPAGETVVRGPREGFTENIRANTVLVRRRVQSPNFILENLTIGRVSNTSVAIGYIRGIVDPEVVKEVKRRLNRIEIDGVLESGNLEEFIVDNPFSPFPQVMYTERPDRASAALLEGRVVIFTNNTPFVLIVPAEFVSFVQSPEDYYENFYIATFIRWMRYFALATALLLPSFYIAIITFHQEMIPTPLLISVSASREGVPFPALVEALMMEFAFEVLREAGIRMPRPVGQAVSIVGALVVGQAAVEAGIVSPLMVIVVALTGIASFVNPVFSLSITMRLLRFPIMILAGTLGLFGVMAAVLVILVHMCGLRSFGVPYLSPLAPYHPQGLKDVLVRVPEWMLDRRPEEISKDNPYRNKPNMKPGAWQNRRKEQTLKKEKSGDSSYRNSAWRQEQERDMEHSDLNISSDVNIMEQTDQGGDDGGDKKNEEPQLTKRRRPRYITRKKK from the coding sequence ATGCGAAATAGGCATATGCTGGAAAAACTATTGGGCTTTAAGACCCGGCTAAAAACACCGCTCAGCACTAATAAACCGTCTGAAGTACCGGCGGATCCCATCCAACACGTGTTCAGCGCCCGGGGATTGGAAGAAATGAAGCTGAGCTACCGGCTGGATACAAATATAGATGCCTTGCGCACCATAATGGCAGGAAACAGCGATTTTGTCATTCGGAAATTTTCCATTGGACCCCATGGCAAAACCCATGCGGCAGTGGCATATTTGGATGGCATGGTTAATACTGAGCAGCTGCACGACAACATTATTACCCCCATGATGACCAACAGTGAAACCTGGGGTAGCGGCCCCGACAAGGGGATACCCTTTGTCCGTATAAAAAATTCATTAATAACTGTGTGCGACCTGCGGGAAGTACAAGATTTTAAACTAATTTTAAGCGGTATTTTGAGTGGGGACGTACTGATAATTGTAGACGGCCATAAAAAAGGTGAATTGGCCAGCATAAAGGGCTTTGAACGCCGGGGAATCAGTGAACCCGCCGGCGAAACGGTGGTTCGGGGCCCCAGGGAGGGTTTTACCGAAAATATTCGAGCCAACACCGTTCTTGTTCGCCGTCGTGTGCAATCCCCCAACTTTATATTAGAGAATCTAACCATTGGCCGGGTCAGCAACACTAGCGTAGCCATCGGTTATATTCGTGGCATTGTTGACCCCGAGGTAGTAAAGGAAGTAAAGAGAAGACTTAACAGAATAGAAATAGACGGTGTGCTGGAGAGTGGCAACCTGGAAGAATTTATCGTAGACAACCCCTTCTCGCCCTTTCCCCAAGTAATGTATACCGAGCGCCCCGACCGGGCCAGCGCGGCCCTGCTGGAAGGTAGGGTAGTGATATTTACCAACAATACCCCCTTTGTACTGATTGTGCCGGCAGAGTTTGTTAGCTTTGTACAATCGCCGGAAGACTATTATGAAAACTTTTACATAGCAACCTTCATCAGATGGATGCGCTACTTTGCCCTGGCCACAGCCCTTTTACTGCCTTCGTTTTATATTGCAATCATCACCTTTCACCAGGAAATGATACCCACCCCGCTGCTCATCAGTGTATCTGCCAGCCGGGAAGGGGTGCCGTTTCCGGCCCTGGTGGAGGCCTTGATGATGGAATTTGCCTTTGAGGTACTGCGGGAGGCAGGTATACGTATGCCCAGGCCGGTAGGTCAAGCGGTGAGTATTGTGGGGGCCTTGGTGGTGGGCCAGGCAGCGGTGGAGGCAGGTATTGTTTCACCTTTAATGGTAATTGTTGTGGCACTGACCGGCATAGCATCCTTTGTTAACCCGGTGTTTAGTTTATCTATTACCATGCGGTTGCTGCGCTTTCCCATTATGATACTGGCAGGAACGCTGGGCCTATTTGGGGTGATGGCGGCGGTGCTGGTGATACTGGTGCACATGTGTGGCCTGCGCAGTTTCGGTGTGCCCTATTTATCACCCTTGGCACCCTATCACCCTCAAGGTCTCAAGGATGTCTTGGTACGGGTACCTGAGTGGATGCTGGATCGTCGCCCGGAGGAAATATCTAAGGATAACCCCTACCGCAATAAACCGAACATGAAGCCCGGCGCGTGGCAAAATCGACGTAAAGAGCAAACACTTAAAAAGGAAAAAAGCGGCGATTCCTCTTATCGCAACAGTGCTTGGCGGCAAGAACAAGAGCGGGATATGGAGCACAGCGACTTAAATATATCCAGCGATGTTAATATTATGGAGCAGACCGACCAAGGGGGGGATGACGGCGGTGACAAAAAAAATGAAGAACCCCAACTCACTAAAAGAAGGCGGCCCCGATATATTACCCGTAAAAAGAAATAG
- a CDS encoding Ger(x)C family spore germination protein → MTKKMKNPNSLKEGGPDILPVKRNRLLCILLLLALMLTQVSCWDRVEVEDLGIVLATSLDLGDEEEYIRVYIQVINPQALAGSGNGNSGGTGPATYRNFTHQGYTIFDAVRGLARHSPRELYFAHNQIIIISEQLARRGVGDLIDFFDRNPQIRRNNWLLITPADTCQIELFDIPQTLEPVPAMRIMSIIEDRHRAPVFAASQLGDFLELISSPGIEGYTAGVTIIDNPMFPESGEEAGKSRFDILLGNTAVFKGGRMVGWLNDRESRGLLWVREGLQGGIVAIPDKIGGDEKTISMEIIGSKTKTTPVFTEEGDVTMHISVKTEANLNETEAYIDLGSPEKINQIARVLEEEIQKDILLAVARAQQYNADIFGFGQILHRQHLNYWRQAKEDWDNIFSNLEVTVSVEAEIPRTGLISRPIKPLS, encoded by the coding sequence GTGACAAAAAAAATGAAGAACCCCAACTCACTAAAAGAAGGCGGCCCCGATATATTACCCGTAAAAAGAAATAGATTATTGTGTATACTGCTTTTGCTGGCATTAATGCTTACCCAGGTTTCTTGTTGGGATAGGGTGGAGGTGGAGGATTTGGGCATTGTGTTGGCCACCTCCCTGGACCTGGGGGATGAAGAAGAATACATCCGGGTGTATATCCAGGTAATTAACCCCCAGGCCTTGGCCGGTTCCGGTAATGGCAACAGCGGTGGCACAGGCCCTGCCACCTATCGCAATTTTACTCATCAGGGCTATACCATCTTTGACGCTGTGAGGGGCTTGGCCCGTCATTCGCCCCGGGAGCTGTATTTTGCCCATAACCAGATAATTATTATTTCCGAACAACTGGCCAGGCGTGGGGTGGGTGATTTGATAGACTTTTTTGACCGCAACCCGCAAATTAGGCGCAACAACTGGTTATTAATTACCCCCGCCGACACCTGTCAGATTGAATTGTTTGACATACCCCAAACCTTGGAGCCGGTACCTGCCATGCGCATTATGAGTATTATTGAAGACCGACATCGGGCGCCGGTATTTGCAGCCAGTCAACTTGGAGATTTCCTGGAATTGATTTCGTCGCCGGGCATTGAAGGCTATACCGCCGGAGTAACCATAATAGATAACCCCATGTTCCCTGAAAGCGGTGAAGAGGCCGGAAAGTCCAGGTTTGATATCTTATTAGGAAACACCGCTGTTTTTAAGGGCGGCCGGATGGTGGGGTGGCTAAATGACCGGGAATCCCGCGGCTTATTATGGGTACGTGAAGGTTTGCAGGGCGGCATTGTGGCAATACCCGACAAAATTGGCGGTGACGAGAAAACTATCAGCATGGAGATAATCGGCAGTAAAACAAAAACAACACCGGTTTTTACCGAAGAAGGGGATGTCACAATGCACATTTCAGTAAAAACCGAAGCCAATCTCAATGAAACGGAGGCTTACATTGACCTTGGCAGCCCTGAAAAGATAAATCAAATAGCACGGGTTTTAGAAGAAGAAATACAAAAGGATATATTATTAGCCGTTGCCAGGGCCCAGCAATACAATGCAGATATCTTTGGTTTCGGCCAAATATTACACCGTCAGCACCTCAATTACTGGAGACAAGCAAAGGAAGACTGGGATAATATCTTTTCCAATTTAGAAGTGACAGTATCAGTGGAGGCAGAAATACCACGCACCGGTTTAATATCAAGGCCAATAAAGCCCTTGTCTTAG
- a CDS encoding redox-sensing transcriptional repressor Rex: MKALKIPEATITRLSVYSRFLKRLDKKGVTTVSSGEIADGVGVSPAQVRKDLAYFGEFGTRGVGYNVKDLIRYTVKILGLTEPWNLVMVGAGNLGSALVTYREFRDRGFYITAVFDNDLTKIGKRIADYEVMPLEKMSEVIKENNVRIGIVAVPAAAAQAVADLFVECGLEAILNFAPISLNVPPDVEVRNVDLSVKLEILTFNLTMKNK; the protein is encoded by the coding sequence TTGAAAGCATTAAAAATACCAGAGGCGACAATAACCAGGTTATCTGTATATTCGAGATTTTTAAAACGATTAGATAAAAAGGGAGTGACAACGGTCTCCTCAGGGGAAATAGCTGACGGTGTAGGAGTAAGCCCTGCCCAGGTGCGTAAAGACTTAGCCTATTTTGGCGAATTTGGTACCAGGGGAGTGGGGTACAATGTCAAGGACCTGATCCGCTACACCGTAAAAATCCTGGGCTTAACCGAGCCATGGAATTTAGTGATGGTCGGTGCCGGTAATTTGGGCTCGGCACTGGTTACTTACAGGGAATTTAGGGATCGGGGTTTTTATATCACCGCAGTGTTTGACAATGACTTAACAAAGATCGGCAAAAGAATAGCCGATTACGAAGTGATGCCCTTAGAAAAAATGTCTGAGGTGATTAAAGAAAATAACGTGCGCATAGGCATAGTGGCAGTGCCTGCGGCAGCCGCCCAAGCGGTGGCCGACCTATTTGTGGAGTGTGGCTTAGAAGCAATACTTAACTTTGCTCCCATTAGCTTAAATGTTCCTCCCGATGTGGAAGTGCGCAACGTTGACTTGTCTGTAAAATTGGAAATACTGACCTTTAACCTAACAATGAAAAACAAGTAA
- a CDS encoding DUF4321 domain-containing protein has protein sequence MARVLGGARSAWILFILLTAGGVAGSALGAALSPALPVLQNFFTVGLQPTALDLNFFSINFGFQLAVGPLTALGLLLGYLAYRKL, from the coding sequence ATGGCTAGGGTATTAGGTGGTGCGCGCAGCGCGTGGATATTATTTATTCTTTTGACAGCCGGCGGTGTGGCGGGCAGTGCCCTTGGTGCCGCCCTCTCTCCGGCATTACCGGTTTTACAAAACTTTTTTACCGTTGGATTACAGCCCACCGCCTTAGATTTGAATTTTTTCAGCATAAATTTTGGCTTTCAACTGGCAGTGGGGCCTCTTACAGCCCTGGGCTTGCTTTTGGGCTACCTTGCATACCGTAAATTATAG
- a CDS encoding Maf family protein, which translates to MALILASQSPRRREMLQRLGLDFEVQVASVEEIVPSGLKPAEVVEHLAALKARAVAGLRDEGLVIGSDTVVVKDGVILGKPANEEEAKEMLRRLQGTSHRVYSGVAVVNAGDGSSITGHRCTKVTFKPLSQREIEQYIATGEPMDKAGAYGVQGVASIFITAIEGCYHNVVGMPLELLAELLKKFNYNLLDNIVGNKEY; encoded by the coding sequence TTGGCGCTAATCCTAGCTTCACAATCACCAAGGCGCCGGGAGATGCTGCAAAGGCTGGGGCTTGATTTTGAGGTTCAAGTGGCTTCGGTGGAGGAAATTGTACCATCCGGCCTTAAGCCTGCTGAGGTGGTGGAACATCTGGCGGCATTAAAGGCCAGGGCGGTGGCAGGGCTGAGAGATGAGGGCTTGGTTATTGGCAGTGACACCGTGGTGGTAAAGGACGGTGTAATTCTCGGTAAGCCGGCCAATGAAGAGGAGGCCAAAGAGATGCTTCGCCGTCTGCAGGGTACAAGCCACCGTGTATATTCCGGTGTGGCTGTGGTAAATGCCGGCGACGGCAGCAGTATTACCGGCCATCGCTGTACCAAAGTAACATTTAAACCACTCAGCCAGCGTGAAATTGAGCAGTACATAGCAACCGGTGAACCGATGGATAAGGCAGGTGCCTATGGGGTACAGGGAGTGGCCTCAATTTTTATCACAGCAATAGAAGGGTGCTACCACAATGTAGTGGGAATGCCCTTGGAATTGCTGGCAGAACTACTAAAAAAATTTAATTATAACCTGCTAGATAATATTGTCGGTAATAAAGAATATTGA